A single window of Uloborus diversus isolate 005 chromosome 5, Udiv.v.3.1, whole genome shotgun sequence DNA harbors:
- the LOC129223423 gene encoding BRISC and BRCA1-A complex member 2-like, whose translation MSVSCFAPHVQVQLEEIIKRGKIGICPGSIKILNPLPSCPAWVKNALYDRFKLVIPYGGHCVDWFIIFQASFPDNPPDFVFMEPFDLNLEDVPSLMNWDIKKRDSLLIVLKELLQQYQKQQAARLEKYSRVQFEYSTLIQQTDVKEEDIEVSIGEDKEGPINFLIRLGVIFSGLPYIFKSESGEDTALLLVTFNDPEGTKITPKLCLPPKIEHALGSPISWRIPAFSSDGCLMDYVPFVQESLKKRVDMVVYSYDKRKEYLSAFLNNFEGCYIEYDRDLALKASFLLEQNDFYFIFQIDLPQNFPMNKPSFTFRSVYHSSFEKPISTTVINYPYSQAWSSEVMLEKAVEFIQDYAMIFQRNSVQNGLSP comes from the coding sequence ATGTCTGTATCTTGTTTTGCGCCCCATGTTCAAGTGCAGttagaagaaataattaaaagagGGAAGATTGGAATCTGCCCTGGgtccattaaaatattaaatcctTTGCCATCTTGTCCAGCTTGGGTAAAAAATGCTTTGTATGACAGATTTAAGTTAGTGATTCCATATGGTGGTCACTGTGTAGATTGGTTCATTATATTTCAAGCCAGTTTTCCGGACAATCCTCCCGACTTTGTTTTCATGGAACCTTTCGATTTAAATTTAGAAGATGTGCCAAGTTTAATGAATTGGGATATAAAGAAAAGGGACTCACTGTTGATTGTTCTTAAGGAACTTCTTCAACAGTATCAAAAACAGCAAGCCGCTCGTTTAGAAAAATACTCTCGTGTTCAATTTGAATACTCGACGCTCATACAGCAAACTGATGTCAAAGAGGAGGACATTGAAGTATCTATTGGGGAAGATAAGGAAGGGccaattaactttttaattagaCTTGGGGTCATATTTTCTGGTTtgccttacatttttaaaagcgaGTCCGGTGAAGACACAGCTTTACTGCTTGTCACTTTCAATGATCCAGAAGGTACGAAAATTACTCCAAAGTTATGCTTGCCTCCAAAGATTGAGCATGCGTTAGGATCTCCAATATCCTGGCGCATTCCCGCTTTTTCAAGTGATGGATGCCTTATGGACTACGTACCATTTGTACAGGAATCGCTTAAGAAGCGAGTCGATATGGTAGTTTACAGTTATGATAAGCGCAAAGAATATTTGtctgcatttttaaataattttgaaggctGCTATATTGAGTATGATAGAGATTTGGCACTGAAGGCATCTTTCTTGTTggaacaaaatgatttttattttatatttcaaatcGATCTGCCTCAAAACTTTCCTATGAATAAACCTTCCTTCACTTTTCGCTCAGTGTATCATTCATCTTTTGAAAAGCCTATTTCTACTACAGTGATAAATTATCCTTACAGTCAAGCATGGTCATCGGAAGTTATGCTGGAAAAAGCAGTCGAATTCATACAAGATTATGCTATgatatttcaaagaaattctgtacAAAATGGATTATCTCCATGA